AGTCCGGTTGGAGGTGCCACTGTAGCCAGCGTTCGGGACCGTGGGAAGGCATGTATTTCTTTTCGAAACAAATAGGAGAAACTTTTCCATCTTCGGGTATGAATGACAGATTGCCGTCGCGGCGGGTCTCAAAACCGAAGTCGGTCAGCCGCCTTCCCTTGAGCTCGTCGGAAGGAATGCCCAGAACATGGCTGGATGCTGGGCTGGCGAGCAAGAATGTGCCCTCGAAGCTTATCAGTCCAAGCATGCCAGGGCTCAGATTGAAGACGTTTTTTATCACCTGCTCCGCTGTTCCCATGCGTCTGCTGAGATTGCCCCAATAGGTTCCCAGAAAAAAAGGTATGGACCAGATGTGCAGATTGTGCCTGATCGGGGCATAGATATCCACATGACGTTCATCGCTGATGATGTTGAAAATCATCAGGAACTCGTCGAAAAACAGGAATAAAAAACCGCACAGCAGGGTTTTAGAGACATTTTTTCCCTGTGCTGCAGCAGATATGAAGGCGCCAAGGACAAGCAGCATGAAAAGGGCTGCTGCAGAGCGGAAGGCCATATCCCCCCAGAATCTGCCGAATGAGACGCCGGGGTGGTGGGCCAGGAAACCCGGCCAATGGGCAGCTGTCAGCCAGTAAAGCACAATGGTTGTGAATAGGCTGCCTGCGAGAAAGGGGCGGGAGAAACTTGGAAAGTGAAGCTGGTAGTTGAGAAACGCATAGCCGATAAGGAGCCCGGAGATCATGGTGGCGGCATGTTCCAGGGGGGGATAATAATTATACATGAAGTCGAACGGTACCATTTGCCGCCAGGCACCATATTCGGCGGCAAACATCAGCAGTTCGCGGGACATGCCTGTGGTCGAAGCTATTGCAACCCATAAGTCTTTGCTTTCCCTGGTCCTGAGCCATTCCCTGAATGCTACACCTGCAAGAATGGACCAAAAAAAGGTCGGCAGGAGGAAACGCACTGTAACGTTGCCCGGTTCGCCACCCTTGCCTCCTCCGAATTGGGCCAGGATTTCCAGCAGTTCATTCATAGCAGGTATTCTCCATCAAAACAAAGGCAGGCCAAACTGAATGGCTTGCAGGCTCGTCTGGACCCGCGGGTCTAGCCGAGAGTGAAATAGAAGATTGCTCCCTCGTTAGCTTCCCCCTCGCCCCAGACATGTCCACCATGCCGTTCCACTATCTGCTTCACCGCGGCAAGACCGATTCCTGTTCCCTCAAAGCCGTCCTCTTCATGAAGACGTTGGAAGGCCTCAAATATTTTTCCGGCCAAGGCCGTGTCAAAACCGATTCCGTTATCGCTGATAAAGTAAGTTCTGATTTGATTGAGCTCCTTGCTGCCGAAACGAATAATCGTCTCCTGGCGGTTTATGGTGTACTTCCAGGCATTGTCCATCAGGTTCAGGATGGCTTTCCTCAACAATCGAGAATCGCCCCAGGCATTTATGTTGTCCTCAATGAAGAAGCGGGCACTGCGTGCCGGGTCCTGCACTTGAAGGTTATGGGCGATGGCACGGGCCAAATTGCTGAGGTCAATCTGTTCACGCCGCATCTCGATGCGTGATATCATAGAAAGATCGAGAAGGTTTTCTATCAGGGTACCCATTCGTTCACTGGATGAGCAGAGGCGGGTCAGGTGATTCTGTCCCTCCTCGTCCAGCTTCGAGCTGTATTTTTCCAGCAGCAGGTTACCGTAGCCGTTTATAAGCCGCAAAGGCGCGCGCAGATCATGTGCAACAGAATGACAGAACGACTCCATTGACTGATTGGCCTGTTCCAGCATGCAGGCACGTTTTTCCAGATCGTCGTTCAGGTGCCGGATTTTTGACTCAAAATCCTTTCTATCGTTGACATAACGGTTGATGGCATAAAAACCGGAAGCCAGGAGTAGCAGGTAGAGGAGCGTTCCGGTGATGATGGTGATCATCGTCATGCTGTTTTGCCGGCCTGCTTTCGAGATTCTTTCCTGCAGCAGATCCGATTCAGCTCTTCCCATCTGGCCGGTAATCCAGCGGATATTATCCATGCTTTCCTTACCGCTTCCCAGGAGGACCATTTGCTGGGCAGTGGCAAATCCAGCGGCTTTGCGCAGCATGATGGTTTTGTTCAGCTCGTCGAACTTGGCGGCGATGAGAGGCTTCAGCCGATTGAAGTTGTCCAGCTGAGACGGCCTGTTTCCGACCAGACTCTCCAGCATTGCGAGGCTGGTGGCGATCGAAGCCTGGGCAGACCTGTACGGTTCAAGATAGCTTTCATCCCCTGTTATTATGTAGCCGCGCTGTCCTGTTTCGGCGTCCTTCATCACTGAAAGGATCGTTTCCAGTTCTTTCTGCACCTCATATGAACGCATTACGTCGTTGTTTGCATCAAAGAGCCTGAAAGCATTACGGTACGATGTCAGGCTGATTATGAGCAGAATCATGACAATTGCAGAAAAGAAAAGAGCCATTTTATTGTGAATAGTCCAATCCATGGGTGCCCCCAAGACGCTGCTTCACTGCAGCGCTGCAATGGAACTGCCAACAGTCGCTTAAGACGAAAAAAAACCGCTCTAATCAGCTTTTCAACTGAAAAAGAGCGGTTTTACCGAATGTTCCGATAGAGGAAGAGCACATTCGTACTCCGGGAAGCTTTAAAAGCAATTTAATTTTATTAAAATAAACTTGTGTGATGGCGGGTGTCAATACAAAAATACCGGAGGAGGGAAGCGCACAGGCTGCTGCCCTCGGAAAGATCTACTTTCTCTTGAGAAAGCAGGGGAGATGTTGTTGCGGGAACCGGGGTTTTTTGATAAAAAGTGAGGATGAAAAACGATGAGCCCAAAAACTCACGATTAGTCTACTCTTCCGAGCATGGTCGTATCTGTCCCGTTTGCGGCCGGCCAAGCATCGCCTGCAGTTGCAAAAAAAATCCGGAAAGAGCCAGTGGGGACGGCATTGTAAGGGTTCAGCGCGAAAGCAAGGGGCGTGGGGGCAAAACGGTAACGGTTATCACCGGACTGCCAGGTGATGACTACGCGCTAAAAGCCATTGCCGGTGAATTAAAGCGCCGCTGCGGCACCGGCGGTACCCTCAAGGACGGCAATATAGAAATTCAGGGGGACCACCGCGACCTGTTGGTGGCTGAACTGGAAAAGAAAGGATTCAAGGTCAAACGGGCGGGGGGCTGATTTGTTCATTCAACGTGAAATGTTTTTCCACCCAGGCTGACCCGGTCTCCCGGTCTTAGTTTCCGGCCCCGCCTCAACTCAACCTCGCCGTTTACCTCAACCTCCCCTTCACCGATAATAATCTTTGCTTCGCCCCCTGAACAGACCGCGTTGACTGCCTTCAAAAAACTGTCAAGCTTGATGTATTCCGTATCTATTTTCATTTCTCATCTCCATTTCCGTGTCTGTCGTGGGTTGAATTTATCACCTTTTTCTGCTAAAGGTGAAAGAATTATTTTTCAAGGAGATAGCCATGTTCACCACTTCAGATTTCAAAAAGGGACTTGTCATCCAGCTGGATGGAGCCCCCTGCATATTGGTCGATGTCACCTTTCAATCCCCTTCTGCCCGTGGCGCCAACACCATGGTCAAAACCAAATACCGCAACCTTATCACCGCCCAGGTGCTGGAAAAGACCTTTCGCTCCGGCGATAAGGTAGATGAGGCTGATTTCGAGAGGCACAAGGGGCAGTTTCTTTATGCCGACGGCGACAAGGGGATCTTCATGGACCTGGAGACCTATGAGCAGTTCGAGCTGGAGGCGGATGCTTTCGAAGCTATCGCCCATTTCCTGTTGGAGGGAACAGAAGTGCAGCTGGGGCTTTTCGAGGGGAGAATGGTCAACGTCGACCTGCCCATGACCGTAGAGCTCACTGTTACGGATACGGCGCCGGTGCTGAAGAATGCCACTGCCACCGCCCAGACCAAGGAAGCTGTACTGGAGACCGGCTTCAGAATCCAGGTGCCGCCATATCTCAATAGCGGCGAAAAGATCAAAGTTGACACAAGGGATGGCAGGTTCATTTCCAGGGCTTAAGTTCTTACAGGGAAAAAATCATTGACAAAAAGAGGAATTGCCGCTATAAAGTGGGTTCCTTTTGCCCAGGTAGCTCAGTCGGTAGAGCAGAGGACTGAAAATCCTCGTGTCGGCGGTTCGATTCCGTCCCTGGGCACCAGTTAAGCTCGATAAAGCAGGCACTTACCATACCGACGTGAGTGCCTGCTTTCTTTTTTGACGCAGATGAAAAAACGCCGCAATATTTTTACAGCCTTATTGGACAAATTGAAATTGTAATTTTCAATTTGACAATTCGGTTGACGGCCCCTTACCAGGCACCTTCCGACAGTCTTTGCTCCTTTCCATTCCTTTGTTCTTGCTTAATAATTCGATGGTTGTAGACTAGCCCCATGAAATGTTCTTTCTGAAGGAGGCCGCCATGCCGTTATGGAAGAAACTCGCCATTGCTGCCGCTGCTTTTTTTACCCTCCTGGTCCTGTTCGTTGCCTTTGTCCTGCCGGGGATTGTCCGCAGCCAGGCTGAGAAGAAGGTCGGGGCCCTCACCGGAAGAACACTTGCCATCCGCCATATCTCCATCAACCCTTTGACCATGCGGGTCAAGGTGGATGGTCTGCAAATGCAGGAGCCAGGTGGTAAAATCACCTTCGTTTCCTTCAGCAGCGCCTCGGCGCGACTGAGCCCCGCTTCCATCTGGCGCCGGGCTCCCATCGTTACCGGCATCCACGTCATCTCTCCCTATGTGCGCATTGTCAGGACCGGCGCCAACAGGTACAATTTCTCCGACATCCCGGAAAGAATGCCGAAAAGCGAAAAGAAATCATCATCGCCCACCCTTTTTTCCCTCAACAACATTACCGTTACTGGCGGCTCCATCAATTTTGACGACCGCGCTGCAAGAACCCCGAAACTGCACACCGTGCGCAGGATGCATATTGCAGTGCCGTTCATCAGCAATATTCCTTATCTGGTAGATCAATACATCCAGCCGCGCTTTGCAGCCGAGGTCAACGGTGCCTCACTGGACCTGACAGGACGGCTCAAACCTTTTCAGAAGGGAATGGAGACCTTGCTGGATGTGAATCTGACAGATCTGGATATTCCTTACTATGCGGCTTACCTTCCTGTCCGATTGCCGATGGCCATAAAATCGGGAAAGTTCTCCTCGAAGATCGCCATTTCTTACAGGGTTACCCCTGACAAGAAACCGGTGATTGCCATTACCGGAGATGCGGCAGTGGTGCGGCTGGCCATGGCGGAGAAAAGTGAAGGCGAGCTTCTTTCCTTTGATCGCTTTGCCATAAAGATCAATCAGGCAGACCTGATGGGGGGCAGTTACGATATCGCTTCGGTCAACCTGGATGCGCCGGTGGTTACCCTGCTGCGGACGGCAGATGGTCGCTGGCCGAACCAGCGCATGATGCCACCGGCCGCTTTGGCAGGTGAGGAAAAGGCTGAAAAACCAGCGGAAAAGAAGCCCGCACCCTTGGTGCGTATTGCCGAAATCAGGCTCAACGGCGGCAAGGTGCGTCTGGATGACCGGCTGCCCGCCGGTGGATTCCGCTCCGAAATCCACGAGCTTACCGCTCTGGTGACCGGTCTTGCCACCAGGGGCGAGGATGCAGCCGATTATGAGATCTCCTTTTCCACAACCAGGGGAGAGCATCTGGAGCTTGCCGGGGACCTGGCCCTGGAGCCCATGGAGGGATCGGCAATGCTCAATGTTTCCGGTGTTCCCCTGGAAGCCTATCATCCCTACGTGGCGGACCGGTTGACCTCACCGGTAAGCGGCAGAGCAGAACTAAATGCCGAGGCCTCCTGGACGAAGGAGGACGGGATTGTTATCGACGATCTGGGGCTTAAGCTGCTGGATGTTGCTGTCCGGTTAGGCAAAGGTGATGGCGCCCGCATTGGAGAGGCAGTGCTGGCGGGGGGGAAGCTGGACCTGAAGAAAAGAACTGCGGCTGTTGGCTCCATTTCATTTCGCAAGGCCAAGGTTGCCGTTACCAGGGATGCTGCCGGAAAGCTTTCCCTGCTGTCCCTGTTGCGTGAAAACAAGCCCTCTGCCAGTGTCAACCCGGCTAAGACCGTGGCAAAACAGGCTGCTCCCTTCCATTACACTGTCTCATCCGTTGTCGGAAAAGGCATCGATGTCTCCTTTCGCGACGAAGCCCGCAGTTCTGCTCCCCGTTTCGACCTGAAGTCTATAGATGTCAGCGCAACCGGCATAACTGACATTCTGCGGATACCGATCCCGGTGCGGTTTAACGCCTCCTACGGCGGCGGGGCTAAACTGTCGGCCAAGGGAAATATCACCCGGGAGCCGCTCCGATACAACGGTGCCGTCCAGGTGAAAAATCTGCCGATTCCCGACTTCAGCCCCTATTTTCCCGATGATCTGAATATCTATCTGGCCGATGGCAATCTGGACTTGGCGGCGACCTTGGATGTCACCAAGGGTGAGCAGTTGACCGGCAGCTTTTCCGGCAATATGGGGCTGAGGAATCTCTATGCCCTGGACACGGTGGATACGGACGACCTGCTCAAGTGGGAAAGTTTGCAGGTGGAGGAGGTGCGGGGAACGCTGAAGCCGCTGGTGGTAAATGTCGGCGGTATTTCCCTGAACAGGTTTCTGGCGCGGCTGGTGGTTGACCGGGAAGGGATCATCAACCTGAAAAAGATCCGCTCTGGACCTGTTGCTCAAGCTGCAGTCGCAAATGTCCAACCAGCTCCTGCCGCTGTCCGTGTTGCACCAGACTTACCTTCGCCAGCAGCGGCACAACAAAAGCCTGAAGCGGCGCGCCCCGAAATCCGGATCGACACGGTCACTCTCCAGGAGGGAACGGTTTCCTTTCTCGACCAGCACACGCCGCAGCAGTTCGGCACGACCATGTATAACTTGGGGGGTAGAATCAGCGGCCTGTCCTCGGAGGATTTCCGCTACGCCGACGTTGACCTGCGCGGTGACCTGGACAAACACTCGCCGCTCCAGATCACCGGAAAGATCAATCCGCTGTCCCGTGAACTCTTCGCCGACCTGAAAGTGCGCTTCACCGATATCGAACTGAGCCCGGTTACCCCCTATGCCGGCACCTATCTCGGTTATGAGATCGACAAGGGAAAGCTCTTCCTCGACCTTACCTACAAGATCGAGAAAAAGACCCTGAATGCCCAGAACAAGGTCTTCATCGACCAGTTTACATTCGGTAAGGGGGTGGATAGCGGCAAGGCCACCAAGCTTCCCGTTCGCCTCGCCGTCGCCCTGCTCAAGGACCGCCATGGCGAGATCCATCTGGATTTGCCGGTGACCGGGCGGACCGATGACCCGGAATTCAGCATTTTCGGGGTTGTTCTGACGGTGCTTAAGAACCTGTTGGTGAAGGCGGCAACGGCACCGTTCGCCCTGCTCCAGTCGGCATTCAGCGGGGGTGAAGACCTGAGCAACGTAAATTTTGCCTATGGTTCATCACAGTTGAGCGCTGAGGAACGGACGAAAGTGGCCAAGCTGGCCGGAGCACTGGAACAGCGGCCGGGGGTGAAGCTGGAAATGACCGCTTATGTGGATCGGGAAAAGGATGCGGAAGGTTATCGCAACGAACTTTTGGCGAGGAAAATGAAGGGAGAGAAATTTGCCGCCCTGGTGAAGGAGCGAAAGAATGCGCCGGGAGAAACTCCGGAAAAGATGGAGATCCTGCCGGCAGAGCATGACCTCTACCTGAAGGCGGTCTATGTGAAGGAGAAATTTCCTAAACCCCGTAACGCTTTGGGTTTCGTCAAGGACATCCCGGCTCCCGAGATGAAAAAGCTC
This region of Geotalea daltonii FRC-32 genomic DNA includes:
- a CDS encoding DUF748 domain-containing protein, which codes for MPLWKKLAIAAAAFFTLLVLFVAFVLPGIVRSQAEKKVGALTGRTLAIRHISINPLTMRVKVDGLQMQEPGGKITFVSFSSASARLSPASIWRRAPIVTGIHVISPYVRIVRTGANRYNFSDIPERMPKSEKKSSSPTLFSLNNITVTGGSINFDDRAARTPKLHTVRRMHIAVPFISNIPYLVDQYIQPRFAAEVNGASLDLTGRLKPFQKGMETLLDVNLTDLDIPYYAAYLPVRLPMAIKSGKFSSKIAISYRVTPDKKPVIAITGDAAVVRLAMAEKSEGELLSFDRFAIKINQADLMGGSYDIASVNLDAPVVTLLRTADGRWPNQRMMPPAALAGEEKAEKPAEKKPAPLVRIAEIRLNGGKVRLDDRLPAGGFRSEIHELTALVTGLATRGEDAADYEISFSTTRGEHLELAGDLALEPMEGSAMLNVSGVPLEAYHPYVADRLTSPVSGRAELNAEASWTKEDGIVIDDLGLKLLDVAVRLGKGDGARIGEAVLAGGKLDLKKRTAAVGSISFRKAKVAVTRDAAGKLSLLSLLRENKPSASVNPAKTVAKQAAPFHYTVSSVVGKGIDVSFRDEARSSAPRFDLKSIDVSATGITDILRIPIPVRFNASYGGGAKLSAKGNITREPLRYNGAVQVKNLPIPDFSPYFPDDLNIYLADGNLDLAATLDVTKGEQLTGSFSGNMGLRNLYALDTVDTDDLLKWESLQVEEVRGTLKPLVVNVGGISLNRFLARLVVDREGIINLKKIRSGPVAQAAVANVQPAPAAVRVAPDLPSPAAAQQKPEAARPEIRIDTVTLQEGTVSFLDQHTPQQFGTTMYNLGGRISGLSSEDFRYADVDLRGDLDKHSPLQITGKINPLSRELFADLKVRFTDIELSPVTPYAGTYLGYEIDKGKLFLDLTYKIEKKTLNAQNKVFIDQFTFGKGVDSGKATKLPVRLAVALLKDRHGEIHLDLPVTGRTDDPEFSIFGVVLTVLKNLLVKAATAPFALLQSAFSGGEDLSNVNFAYGSSQLSAEERTKVAKLAGALEQRPGVKLEMTAYVDREKDAEGYRNELLARKMKGEKFAALVKERKNAPGETPEKMEILPAEHDLYLKAVYVKEKFPKPRNALGFVKDIPAPEMKKLILANTLIGDPQLQALSRERVAAVRTLLISEGNLPPERIFEKGGDMLHPPEKKGQPLSRVEFGVNVQ
- a CDS encoding translation initiation factor Sui1, producing the protein MKNDEPKNSRLVYSSEHGRICPVCGRPSIACSCKKNPERASGDGIVRVQRESKGRGGKTVTVITGLPGDDYALKAIAGELKRRCGTGGTLKDGNIEIQGDHRDLLVAELEKKGFKVKRAGG
- a CDS encoding sensor histidine kinase: MDWTIHNKMALFFSAIVMILLIISLTSYRNAFRLFDANNDVMRSYEVQKELETILSVMKDAETGQRGYIITGDESYLEPYRSAQASIATSLAMLESLVGNRPSQLDNFNRLKPLIAAKFDELNKTIMLRKAAGFATAQQMVLLGSGKESMDNIRWITGQMGRAESDLLQERISKAGRQNSMTMITIITGTLLYLLLLASGFYAINRYVNDRKDFESKIRHLNDDLEKRACMLEQANQSMESFCHSVAHDLRAPLRLINGYGNLLLEKYSSKLDEEGQNHLTRLCSSSERMGTLIENLLDLSMISRIEMRREQIDLSNLARAIAHNLQVQDPARSARFFIEDNINAWGDSRLLRKAILNLMDNAWKYTINRQETIIRFGSKELNQIRTYFISDNGIGFDTALAGKIFEAFQRLHEEDGFEGTGIGLAAVKQIVERHGGHVWGEGEANEGAIFYFTLG
- a CDS encoding elongation factor P, which gives rise to MFTTSDFKKGLVIQLDGAPCILVDVTFQSPSARGANTMVKTKYRNLITAQVLEKTFRSGDKVDEADFERHKGQFLYADGDKGIFMDLETYEQFELEADAFEAIAHFLLEGTEVQLGLFEGRMVNVDLPMTVELTVTDTAPVLKNATATAQTKEAVLETGFRIQVPPYLNSGEKIKVDTRDGRFISRA
- a CDS encoding RNA-binding S4 domain-containing protein; translated protein: MKIDTEYIKLDSFLKAVNAVCSGGEAKIIIGEGEVEVNGEVELRRGRKLRPGDRVSLGGKTFHVE